Proteins from a single region of Chryseomicrobium sp. FSL W7-1435:
- a CDS encoding MBL fold metallo-hydrolase, with product MTVTAMNAQQVARKIIDNQPLFILDVRNGDAFADWKIEGGAITYLNTPYFDLLDGVEEVVKDLPQDRDILVVCAKEGSSIMVAEMLSEEGVNVSYLAAGMKAWSEHLEPVKIADLASGGELYQFVRLGKGCLSYMVLSNGEALLVDATRMADTFIDFAKEKVVEIKHVLDSHLHADHISGGRKIAEATGATYYLPPADAEEVVFSFEKLVDGLSVNVGSVKVEALYSPGHTIGSTSFLVDDQYLMTGDILFIDSIGRPDLAGLAQDWVLDLRESLYSRYQKLAEELVVLPAHFMILDEVNEDGSVSKKLGDLFRENHGLNIEDESVFRDLVTNNLPPQPNAYQDIRHTNMGKITPDEEVQREMEIGPNRCAVR from the coding sequence ATGACTGTAACTGCAATGAATGCGCAGCAAGTCGCGCGTAAAATAATCGACAACCAACCTTTGTTTATCCTCGATGTGCGTAATGGCGACGCTTTTGCCGATTGGAAAATTGAAGGTGGAGCAATTACCTATCTAAACACCCCTTATTTCGACTTGTTGGATGGGGTTGAAGAAGTTGTAAAAGACTTACCACAAGACCGGGATATTTTAGTAGTATGCGCAAAAGAAGGATCGTCTATTATGGTGGCAGAAATGCTCTCTGAAGAAGGCGTAAATGTTTCCTATCTAGCCGCTGGCATGAAAGCTTGGAGTGAACATTTAGAACCTGTAAAGATTGCAGATTTAGCTTCAGGTGGGGAGTTGTATCAATTTGTACGATTAGGGAAGGGCTGTCTTTCTTACATGGTCCTCTCAAATGGAGAAGCCCTTCTTGTTGATGCGACGCGTATGGCAGATACCTTTATTGATTTTGCAAAAGAAAAAGTTGTTGAAATCAAGCATGTATTGGATTCTCATTTACATGCTGACCATATTTCAGGTGGTCGTAAGATTGCTGAAGCCACTGGTGCTACGTATTATTTACCACCAGCAGATGCAGAAGAAGTCGTATTCTCATTTGAAAAATTAGTAGATGGTTTATCTGTAAACGTAGGATCTGTTAAGGTGGAAGCTCTTTACTCTCCAGGCCATACTATTGGTTCTACATCATTTCTTGTAGATGACCAGTATTTAATGACAGGAGACATATTATTTATTGATTCTATAGGACGACCAGATTTAGCGGGTCTTGCGCAAGATTGGGTACTAGATCTTCGTGAATCTCTCTATAGCCGTTATCAAAAATTAGCAGAGGAGCTAGTTGTCCTTCCTGCTCACTTTATGATACTGGATGAAGTTAATGAAGATGGAAGTGTATCGAAGAAGCTTGGGGATTTATTCCGTGAAAATCATGGCTTGAATATAGAAGATGAATCTGTTTTTCGCGATTTAGTAACAAACAATTTACCACCACAGCCTAACGCGTATCAAGATATACGACATACGAATATGGGGAAAATCACCCCTGATGAAGAAGTACAGCGTGAAATGGAAATAGGTCCAAA
- a CDS encoding DsrE/DsrF/DrsH-like family protein, whose translation MTRKTAIIAANGGLFDAYKVFNIATAAAATDHEVQIFFTFEGLNLIHKQGNQQLEMPAGKEHFAQGFANANVPSIPELIEMAQDLGVKFIGCQMTMDVMGLEKEAFVNGIEVGGAVTFLDFAQDADVTLTF comes from the coding sequence ATGACAAGAAAAACAGCAATTATCGCAGCAAACGGTGGACTATTTGACGCATACAAAGTATTTAATATCGCAACAGCAGCAGCAGCAACCGATCACGAGGTGCAAATCTTCTTCACATTTGAAGGATTAAACTTAATTCATAAGCAAGGAAACCAACAGTTAGAAATGCCTGCAGGAAAAGAGCATTTTGCACAAGGTTTCGCAAATGCAAACGTACCAAGCATTCCAGAATTAATTGAAATGGCTCAAGACCTTGGCGTGAAGTTTATTGGATGCCAAATGACGATGGACGTAATGGGTCTTGAAAAAGAAGCGTTTGTAAATGGTATTGAAGTGGGCGGCGCTGTCACATTCTTAGACTTCGCACAAGATGCTGACGTGACATTAACATTCTAA
- a CDS encoding sulfurtransferase TusA family protein — MIHTEHVLNAKGLACPMPIVKTRKAMNDLVSGSILEVQATDKGSTADLQAWAKGSGHLYLGTETEGEVLHHFLKKDGATKVEESIEIPEIELAAFQEKLEQTSAMTILDVRELDEFREAHIPGAIHIALGDIETRMNELPKEQEIYIICHSGRRSALAGSVLAKEGFTPLYNVVPGMRDFTGKTTTEVKEERF; from the coding sequence ATGATTCACACGGAACACGTGTTAAACGCCAAAGGACTTGCTTGTCCGATGCCTATCGTGAAAACACGTAAAGCAATGAATGATCTAGTATCAGGCTCTATCTTGGAAGTTCAAGCGACAGATAAAGGCTCGACTGCGGATCTTCAAGCATGGGCAAAAGGCTCTGGGCATTTGTATTTAGGAACTGAAACGGAGGGTGAAGTGCTTCATCATTTCTTGAAAAAAGATGGAGCGACAAAAGTAGAAGAATCTATTGAAATTCCTGAAATTGAACTAGCTGCTTTTCAAGAAAAGCTAGAGCAAACATCAGCAATGACAATTTTAGATGTACGTGAACTAGATGAGTTTCGCGAGGCGCATATCCCTGGGGCTATCCATATTGCATTAGGTGATATCGAAACGCGTATGAACGAATTACCAAAAGAACAAGAAATTTATATTATCTGTCATTCTGGGAGACGTAGCGCTCTAGCGGGAAGTGTTCTAGCTAAAGAAGGATTTACGCCACTTTATAATGTCGTTCCAGGAATGCGTGATTTTACAGGAAAAACAACTACTGAAGTAAAAGAGGAGAGATTCTAA
- a CDS encoding SET domain-containing protein gives MIEIKWSPLGEGEMNRGVFAKQAIAKGTMFHQAPVLAYPNEEHQYIEKTHLADYAFEYGIGRSAILLGYGMLFNHSYTPNSTYEINFDNQTFDFFAYTDIAAGEEILINYNGDVDDQEELWFNKEE, from the coding sequence ATGATTGAAATCAAATGGTCTCCACTCGGTGAGGGAGAAATGAATAGAGGCGTATTCGCCAAACAAGCAATCGCAAAAGGGACAATGTTTCACCAGGCTCCTGTATTAGCCTATCCTAACGAAGAACATCAGTATATTGAAAAGACGCATTTAGCTGACTATGCGTTTGAGTATGGCATTGGAAGATCCGCTATTTTATTAGGATATGGTATGTTGTTCAATCATTCGTATACACCAAACTCAACGTATGAGATTAACTTTGACAACCAGACGTTTGATTTTTTTGCTTATACAGATATTGCAGCAGGCGAAGAAATCCTGATTAATTACAATGGGGATGTCGATGATCAAGAAGAACTTTGGTTTAATAAAGAAGAGTAA
- a CDS encoding nucleoside triphosphate pyrophosphohydrolase, with protein sequence MTSTYQVLRDRSPERQNSQNTSLEILRGTHLRSALHSQLVAGATRYSQAETDRQAVEELVDLVELVHALLPAHNMTYEELEMVRRRKKNEQGSFTEGHAIVQV encoded by the coding sequence ATGACATCAACCTATCAAGTACTCCGTGACCGTTCTCCAGAACGACAAAATTCACAAAACACTTCATTAGAAATATTAAGAGGTACCCATTTACGTAGCGCATTACATTCCCAACTAGTTGCAGGAGCCACGCGCTACTCTCAAGCGGAAACGGATCGACAAGCAGTAGAGGAACTTGTGGATCTCGTTGAATTAGTGCATGCATTGCTGCCGGCACACAATATGACGTATGAAGAACTTGAAATGGTGCGCAGACGTAAAAAGAATGAGCAAGGCTCATTTACCGAAGGACATGCTATTGTTCAGGTATAG
- a CDS encoding EAL domain-containing protein, giving the protein MKTYSEFDQQLASLYSIDDFTRIIENFPVPICLFQMDENNHPHQFIYINQKAVELMQLPKQEILTYTWKELFEIPVDRDLDELREETRKKSIKLKKSPLKRNMTGFALQVEPHPVELASGEIIMVVTIINITEHHQTQQQLQKSEQEFGSLFSNNPDIAFSLHLDGTITGLNKAGLVALNYEADEALGMDVRQLIAEANLDWLKDYFYQVLKGETARFKTTISSKDGRTLDVDITAIPVFVNDEITGLIGIAHEITEKVRMENLLKENEQRYKALFDYNINPVLTFDLEGKFLRVNEAAITMIGYPAEELVGKSFLRLIDSSRRNESYQNFQLVLDGKPRQYETMVIGRDEKQHLLHVMLIPAMIDGELSAIHCVCKDITESRRNEDLANYMAYHDVLTSLSNQRLFQDELVLLTQEPHAEDEVSAVFLVDLDRFKFINDLLGHEAGDSVLREVADRLLACVEESGSVFRYAGDEFTVILRKTSEQKVTEIAQKVIEEMRKPLNLDGFEAVLTTSIGISLFPKDASDMKGLMRSSDMAMYHAKRVGRNNYQFYTTQIIGLTKNTLEIESLLHKALEQQEFTLHYQPQFEAVNEKLTGFEALIRWESLQLGRVSPVDFIPLAEENGLIVPIGEWVIREACKTNKRWQDQFGQFVPVSVNLSLRQFYQKDLVDQVASILQETGLDPRYLMLEITESIAMQEDAATRVLKELKALGVLIAMDDFGTGYSSLKHLRHFPIDHLKIDQAFVRDLDEENGEAIVAAIIALGHNLRIPIVAEGVETERQVDLLKGLGCDVFQGYYYARPQPVEQIDTFLQT; this is encoded by the coding sequence ATGAAAACTTACAGTGAATTTGATCAACAATTGGCTTCTCTCTATTCGATTGATGATTTTACACGAATCATTGAAAACTTCCCTGTACCCATCTGTTTGTTTCAGATGGATGAAAATAATCATCCACACCAATTTATTTACATAAATCAAAAAGCTGTAGAATTAATGCAGTTGCCTAAACAGGAAATACTTACTTACACATGGAAAGAGTTATTTGAAATTCCAGTTGATCGAGATCTCGATGAATTACGAGAAGAGACTCGTAAAAAAAGCATCAAATTGAAAAAAAGCCCTCTAAAAAGAAATATGACGGGTTTCGCTCTTCAAGTAGAACCACATCCAGTCGAGTTAGCTTCTGGTGAAATTATTATGGTCGTCACCATTATTAATATTACGGAGCACCATCAAACGCAACAACAATTACAAAAGTCAGAGCAAGAATTTGGTTCACTTTTTAGCAATAATCCAGACATCGCTTTTTCGCTTCACTTAGATGGGACCATTACAGGACTCAATAAGGCTGGTCTAGTTGCACTCAATTATGAAGCAGATGAAGCACTAGGTATGGATGTAAGGCAGTTGATTGCAGAGGCCAATCTCGATTGGCTAAAAGACTACTTTTATCAAGTGTTAAAAGGAGAGACCGCACGTTTCAAAACAACTATTAGTTCTAAAGATGGACGTACGTTGGATGTTGATATTACGGCTATTCCGGTATTTGTAAACGATGAAATCACTGGACTAATAGGAATTGCGCATGAAATTACGGAGAAAGTACGGATGGAAAATCTGTTGAAAGAAAACGAGCAGCGTTATAAAGCGTTGTTTGATTACAATATTAATCCTGTTTTGACATTTGATTTAGAAGGGAAATTCCTACGAGTAAATGAAGCAGCCATCACCATGATTGGCTATCCGGCAGAGGAGCTAGTGGGGAAATCATTTTTACGCTTGATTGATTCCTCGCGGCGCAATGAATCGTATCAAAACTTCCAGTTAGTTTTAGATGGGAAACCCCGTCAATACGAAACGATGGTGATTGGTAGAGATGAGAAGCAGCACTTACTGCATGTCATGCTAATACCCGCAATGATCGATGGGGAGTTATCGGCCATTCATTGTGTATGTAAAGATATCACCGAAAGTAGACGAAACGAAGACTTGGCGAATTATATGGCTTATCATGACGTCTTGACTTCATTAAGCAATCAGCGGTTGTTTCAAGATGAACTTGTATTATTAACACAAGAGCCCCATGCAGAGGATGAAGTATCTGCTGTGTTTTTGGTGGATTTAGACCGATTTAAGTTTATTAATGATCTATTAGGCCATGAAGCAGGAGACAGTGTGTTGCGAGAAGTGGCAGATCGTCTGCTCGCATGTGTTGAAGAAAGTGGTTCTGTATTTCGTTATGCAGGTGACGAGTTCACGGTGATTTTACGCAAGACTTCGGAACAAAAGGTCACGGAAATCGCTCAGAAAGTAATTGAAGAGATGCGAAAACCCCTAAATCTAGACGGCTTTGAAGCTGTATTGACAACTAGTATTGGGATCAGTTTATTCCCAAAAGATGCATCAGACATGAAGGGATTGATGCGTTCATCAGATATGGCGATGTATCATGCCAAGAGAGTGGGACGCAATAATTATCAGTTCTATACAACACAAATCATCGGTCTCACAAAGAATACATTAGAAATTGAATCGTTATTGCACAAAGCACTAGAACAACAAGAATTTACGCTTCATTATCAACCTCAGTTTGAAGCAGTAAATGAAAAGTTGACGGGGTTTGAAGCGTTGATTCGCTGGGAGAGCTTGCAACTCGGAAGGGTGTCACCTGTTGATTTTATTCCGCTTGCTGAAGAGAATGGACTGATTGTGCCAATCGGTGAGTGGGTGATTCGGGAAGCATGTAAAACGAATAAACGCTGGCAGGACCAATTTGGTCAGTTTGTACCGGTCTCTGTTAATCTATCTTTGCGCCAGTTTTATCAAAAAGACTTGGTTGATCAAGTGGCGTCTATCCTACAAGAGACAGGGCTTGATCCCCGCTATTTGATGTTAGAAATCACGGAATCGATTGCAATGCAAGAAGATGCGGCAACTCGTGTTTTAAAAGAGCTGAAGGCATTGGGAGTTTTGATTGCGATGGACGACTTTGGGACTGGATACAGTTCACTGAAGCATTTGCGCCATTTTCCAATCGATCATTTAAAGATTGACCAAGCTTTTGTAAGAGATTTGGATGAAGAAAATGGGGAAGCCATTGTGGCAGCGATTATAGCATTAGGCCATAATCTACGAATTCCTATAGTGGCTGAGGGAGTCGAGACGGAGCGTCAAGTAGACTTGTTGAAAGGCCTTGGTTGTGATGTTTTTCAGGGGTATTATTATGCACGGCCACAGCCGGTGGAACAAATTGATACGTTTTTACAGACGTAA
- the cydD gene encoding thiol reductant ABC exporter subunit CydD yields the protein MKTLQTWALQYRKFLLLLMLLTLLLAFTIIGQSYAIVQVVDGAFIQQSTFKDALPYLLALVAFLIVRALINYLNARIGLSLSFRVRESMRAELITKWGRQPLQQSGISQSGDRLTTLIDYVDQLDPYYREYVPQVIKTTLVPVAILISVFWVNPNSGWIMLITAPFIPLSYILVGLKTQQKSERQLAELSLFSGKFLDILQGLQTLKLFGRGKEQADVLKESNAGFQRTTLSILKIAFASTFFIELIITLGIGLLALEIGFQMLVFETLAFAPAFFVLAIAPEYYNSLKELGAAFHTGRGSLAASEKLQKELEKQEYPVKWGTTPVPVPIRLEMNNVTFSYGDSFTLTVDHFQALPNERLVIIGPSGQGKTTLLHVVSGLYEPQQGVITINDKERQTIDESSWWGHTAYISQHPYLFAGTIRENIEMGTPATDTELSEAVTSAGLNELIATLPNGWQTIVGEGGQGLSGGEKQRIALARSFLKKPKLIFYDEPTIGLDVKTERILSESMDRLAKQATVITVAHRLPTIRKADKIAVILEGALVALGTPEQVLEKSSYYAALVQGGQPNEDATSTHT from the coding sequence ATGAAAACACTACAAACATGGGCCTTACAATACCGAAAATTTTTACTACTCCTTATGCTTCTAACGCTACTTTTAGCTTTCACAATTATTGGACAGAGCTATGCAATTGTTCAAGTAGTGGATGGGGCATTTATTCAACAAAGCACATTTAAAGATGCATTGCCGTACCTTCTTGCCCTAGTCGCATTTCTTATTGTTCGTGCCTTGATCAATTATCTAAATGCTCGTATAGGCCTTAGTCTGTCATTTCGTGTTCGTGAATCGATGCGTGCTGAACTCATCACGAAATGGGGCCGTCAGCCACTTCAACAAAGTGGGATTTCCCAATCGGGGGATCGGCTAACGACGCTTATCGATTATGTAGACCAATTAGATCCTTACTATCGTGAATACGTCCCACAAGTCATTAAAACAACCTTAGTACCAGTAGCTATCTTGATCAGTGTTTTTTGGGTGAACCCGAATAGCGGCTGGATCATGTTGATCACGGCCCCTTTCATTCCACTTTCCTATATTCTTGTCGGGCTGAAGACCCAACAAAAGTCTGAACGTCAGTTAGCCGAACTCTCTTTGTTCTCCGGAAAGTTTCTTGATATTTTGCAGGGGCTGCAGACCTTAAAGCTCTTTGGACGCGGGAAAGAACAAGCAGATGTTTTAAAAGAGAGCAATGCAGGATTCCAACGTACTACGCTATCTATTTTAAAAATCGCTTTTGCTTCTACTTTTTTTATCGAATTGATCATCACCCTAGGTATCGGATTACTGGCACTTGAAATAGGATTTCAGATGCTAGTTTTTGAAACTCTGGCATTTGCCCCCGCTTTTTTCGTTTTAGCAATTGCGCCAGAATACTATAACTCTTTAAAAGAACTTGGGGCTGCGTTCCACACCGGTAGAGGAAGTCTTGCAGCATCTGAAAAGCTGCAAAAAGAACTAGAGAAACAGGAATACCCCGTAAAATGGGGCACTACACCTGTGCCCGTACCTATTCGTTTAGAAATGAACAATGTGACATTTTCTTATGGGGATTCCTTTACTTTAACCGTCGACCATTTTCAAGCCTTGCCAAATGAACGCCTTGTGATTATTGGTCCTTCCGGTCAAGGGAAGACAACTTTACTTCATGTAGTATCTGGCTTGTATGAACCCCAGCAGGGCGTCATCACTATCAATGACAAAGAACGGCAGACGATCGACGAAAGCAGTTGGTGGGGACATACCGCTTATATCTCACAACATCCTTATCTGTTTGCGGGCACTATCCGTGAAAATATAGAGATGGGCACTCCTGCTACAGACACTGAATTGTCCGAAGCAGTCACTTCAGCTGGACTAAATGAGTTAATCGCCACTCTCCCAAATGGGTGGCAGACAATCGTTGGTGAAGGCGGTCAAGGTCTGTCAGGCGGGGAAAAACAACGAATTGCGCTAGCTAGGTCCTTCTTGAAAAAACCGAAGCTCATCTTTTACGATGAACCGACGATCGGATTAGATGTAAAGACAGAGCGTATTCTATCAGAGTCTATGGATCGATTGGCAAAGCAAGCTACCGTCATTACCGTCGCTCACCGTCTTCCTACGATTCGCAAAGCGGATAAAATTGCCGTCATTCTTGAGGGAGCTTTAGTGGCTTTAGGCACACCTGAGCAAGTTCTCGAGAAAAGCAGCTACTACGCAGCACTTGTGCAAGGAGGTCAGCCGAATGAAGATGCTACTTCAACTCATACTTGA
- the cydC gene encoding thiol reductant ABC exporter subunit CydC, with amino-acid sequence MKMLLQLILEERKDALIAISLGAVSGITAIALFAQSGYMISKAALAPPFYTILILTAFLKLFGAVKSTSKYFERLISHQVTFGALSRIRQHFFAQLDPLVPQLFTRFRSGELLTRFVGDVEVLQNFFLRVLYPPLVTAVVFMATIFFTLFFSIWMALVLVVGFLLIAVVVPALFAGRLRQNNVLEKRAAVATDAAEYLAGFRELKLHNQLAVKNQQLKETQQLYVAEQLQAAKTQLWSQTVNATVASFTALVILAIGAYFVSIGELNGLFLAMLTLVALTSFDTAVPIAGLPGHLHESRQAMSRLNDVVAPEQLAGNNSLTLSATYEIELSDLSYSYPGIDRYSVNQTSLNFPSGSRTAIVGASGSGKSSLLHLIAGMVLPSAGEVRVNGQSTHNVIPETLWQQLGIQLQSSHFFYGTIRDNLLIAKPGATDEELQLALQKAQLTISLDANVFEKGENLSGGEKQRLSLARLFLKQVPIYLLDEPFTSLDYETEERLAEALWQHTKDSTVILISHKLSDLERMDSIVVMDHGRVVEKGTYQELLAKRGVFHEMKTIEDSIV; translated from the coding sequence ATGAAGATGCTACTTCAACTCATACTTGAAGAACGAAAAGATGCGCTTATTGCCATAAGCCTTGGCGCTGTTAGTGGAATTACGGCAATTGCATTATTTGCCCAGAGCGGCTATATGATTTCAAAAGCTGCACTTGCGCCACCTTTTTATACAATCTTAATTTTAACGGCATTTTTAAAACTCTTTGGGGCTGTTAAATCTACTAGTAAATATTTTGAAAGATTGATCTCTCACCAAGTGACATTTGGAGCACTAAGCCGAATTCGGCAACATTTTTTTGCACAGCTTGACCCTCTAGTTCCACAGTTATTTACTCGCTTTAGAAGTGGCGAATTACTAACGCGCTTTGTTGGAGATGTTGAGGTTTTACAAAACTTCTTTTTGCGTGTCCTTTATCCACCGCTCGTGACAGCTGTCGTATTTATGGCCACGATATTTTTCACGTTATTCTTTTCCATCTGGATGGCACTTGTATTGGTAGTAGGATTTTTACTGATTGCCGTTGTGGTACCTGCTTTGTTTGCAGGGCGTTTGCGCCAAAATAACGTACTTGAAAAGCGGGCGGCTGTTGCGACCGATGCGGCTGAATACTTGGCAGGGTTTCGAGAGTTAAAACTCCATAATCAACTAGCTGTCAAAAATCAACAGCTCAAAGAGACGCAACAGCTCTATGTAGCGGAACAGCTACAAGCGGCTAAGACACAGTTATGGAGTCAGACTGTTAATGCGACAGTGGCCTCTTTTACAGCGCTAGTTATTCTAGCCATTGGAGCCTACTTCGTTTCAATAGGAGAACTGAATGGATTGTTTCTTGCGATGCTAACATTGGTAGCACTCACCTCATTTGATACAGCAGTTCCTATCGCCGGGTTGCCTGGCCATTTGCATGAAAGTCGTCAAGCTATGTCACGCCTGAATGATGTTGTGGCTCCTGAACAACTTGCAGGAAATAATAGTCTAACCCTATCCGCCACGTATGAGATAGAGCTTAGCGACTTATCTTACAGCTATCCTGGAATTGATCGCTATTCTGTAAATCAAACATCATTAAACTTTCCCTCTGGTTCTCGTACCGCTATTGTAGGTGCGAGTGGTTCTGGGAAATCCAGCTTGCTACATTTGATTGCGGGCATGGTACTTCCAAGCGCTGGAGAAGTGCGGGTCAACGGTCAATCAACTCATAACGTAATTCCCGAGACGTTATGGCAACAACTTGGGATACAACTTCAAAGTAGCCACTTCTTTTATGGCACTATTCGTGATAATTTACTGATCGCTAAGCCAGGAGCTACAGATGAAGAGTTGCAACTCGCATTGCAGAAAGCTCAATTAACTATCAGTTTAGATGCAAACGTATTTGAAAAGGGAGAAAATTTGTCAGGTGGGGAAAAACAGCGCCTTTCCTTGGCTCGGTTGTTTTTAAAACAAGTTCCTATCTATTTGTTAGATGAACCTTTTACAAGCTTGGATTATGAGACAGAAGAGCGTTTGGCAGAGGCCTTGTGGCAACACACAAAAGATTCAACCGTTATTTTGATTAGTCATAAGCTCTCTGACTTGGAGCGTATGGATTCGATTGTGGTAATGGATCATGGCCGGGTAGTTGAAAAAGGAACTTATCAGGAACTGCTAGCTAAGCGTGGTGTCTTTCATGAAATGAAGACTATTGAAGATTCTATAGTTTAA